The following is a genomic window from Acidimicrobiales bacterium.
GGCCGGGAAGGTGATCGGCAGGTGCCCCGCCGGGTCGAACCGCCCGAAGAGCACCGCCGCCGTGGCCGCCCCGTCCTCCTCCCCCGGGTACCACGCCTCGAGGACGGCGCCGACGCGCCCGAGCCAGGGCATGAGGACCGCGCCGCCGGTGTTGAGGACGACGACCGTGCGCGGGTTCGCCCGGGCGACGGCCTCGATGAGGGCGTTCGCGTCCCCGGGGAGCGACAGTCCTGGACGGTCGACGCCCTCGCTCGACCAGTCGCTCACGAACACGACGGCGGCCTGCGCGTGGCGGGCCGCTCGCGCCGCGGCCTGGATCGCGGGCGTCTCGAAGCGCATGCCGATGCGGGGAGGGCCGGCGAGCGTCGGGAACCAGGCGACGTCGAGCGCGTAGCGGCGACCGGCGACGAGGGGCACCGACACGGCCCACGTCGAGCGGCCCTGCTCGCCTGGCTTCGCGTACAGCAGCCGGCCGTCGATCCGGAACCAGATGTCGCCGCCCCCGGTGATGGAGAAGGTGTACAGGCCGCTTCGCGCCACGACGAGCGTCGGGCGCCAGTGGTCGAGGTAGGTGAGGTCTCGCTGCGGGATCGATCCCGTCGCGGCGGCCTTCGAGGCGTCGAGCTCGGCGAGCACCGCGGCCTGGCCGAAGGGGGTCATGCCGATCGGGGGGTCGGGGACCGGCTCGTCGCTCGATCCCGGCCCGAGGTCCCCGAGGGGGATGGGCGGGAGCGGCCGATCGCCGCTCCCGCCGGGCTCGTAGGTCACCGCGCGCCGCAGGTTCCGGCGGATCGCGCCGAGCGGCGTGATGCGGAACGGCGCCACGACGTTGGCGCTGCCGAACCCCGCCGTCATCGCCTGGCTCGAGGCGTCGACCCCGATGACCGCGAGGGACCGCAGCCTGCGCGCGTCGAGCGGGAGCAGCCCGCCCCGGTTCTTCAGCAGGACCATCGAGCGCTCGGCGGCGGCGAGCGCGAAGGCGGCGTGCGCCGGACTGTCCACGTGCCGCCCGATCCAGCCCCGGCGCGGGCGGGAGATGAGCCCGTAGGCGAACATCTCGGCGAGCACCTTCTCGACCGCGTCGCGGACCGTCGAGCGCCTGAGCGCGCCCGAGGCGACGAGCCCGGCGAGCTCGCCGGGCGAGGCACGCTTGATGAGGTCGAGACCGGCAGCGAAGGCCCTCGCCGGCTGGGCCACCGAGTCGAGATCGGAGCGGACGAAGCCCGCGAAGCCCCAGCGCCCGCGCAGGACGTCGTAGAGTCCGGGGTCCTGGCACGCGTTCGTGCCGTTCACGAAGCCGTAGGCGCACATGACCGACGCGACGTGGGCCACCTCGACGGCGGCGCGGAAGGGCGGCAGGTACACCTCCGCGAGGGCGCGGCGCGAG
Proteins encoded in this region:
- a CDS encoding glycoside hydrolase family 3 C-terminal domain-containing protein; this translates as MLLRPSPPVRLLAAGPRRSRTARHGLAALALACCFPALALAPVAAARTRHPHPAGHHRGARCPWASPAAAAASSPDQLAAEVVRRMTLREQLAFLVLRARNGYENENTGVPSLCIPPLTLQDGPNGLAFHDVGVTQLPSSLGIAASFDPDLARRYGEVLGAEARGQGIDVVQAPDLNVQRVPESGRAFESYGEDPLLVARMGVAEIEGIQSQGVMAQAKHFAGYTQEIDRVHLDQVISRRALAEVYLPPFRAAVEVAHVASVMCAYGFVNGTNACQDPGLYDVLRGRWGFAGFVRSDLDSVAQPARAFAAGLDLIKRASPGELAGLVASGALRRSTVRDAVEKVLAEMFAYGLISRPRRGWIGRHVDSPAHAAFALAAAERSMVLLKNRGGLLPLDARRLRSLAVIGVDASSQAMTAGFGSANVVAPFRITPLGAIRRNLRRAVTYEPGGSGDRPLPPIPLGDLGPGSSDEPVPDPPIGMTPFGQAAVLAELDASKAAATGSIPQRDLTYLDHWRPTLVVARSGLYTFSITGGGDIWFRIDGRLLYAKPGEQGRSTWAVSVPLVAGRRYALDVAWFPTLAGPPRIGMRFETPAIQAAARAARHAQAAVVFVSDWSSEGVDRPGLSLPGDANALIEAVARANPRTVVVLNTGGAVLMPWLGRVGAVLEAWYPGEEDGAATAAVLFGRFDPAGHLPITFPASRSQGDAASVASWPGVDGVVHFGTRFAIGYRYDELTGQTPLFPFGYGLSYTRFLLSDLAVERAGDSIAASVSVANLGRRAGTAVVQAYLAFPSAAGEPRKLVAFATVPLGPGASRRVTLSVPAGALRCLVDGTWSTVPGRYVVWVGQSSGRLRLSGTVELP